TAGTGGTTCCGGTTTCATCACCATCCCCGAACCGCCGCCAAAGGGATAGTCGTCCACAATACGGTGTTTATCATAGGCAAAGTCGCGGGGGTTGATGATATTAACGATTAAGAGACCTGCTTCACGGGCACGCTTGATAATGCTATGTCCAAAAGGCCCGTCAAACATTTCGGGAAACAGCGAGATGATGTCAATACGCATATGTTATTCCCATTCTTCCTGCGGTTTAATTACCATCCGACCTTGGGCGAGGTCGATTTCTTTCACTACTTCTTTAATGGCAGGAATAAGTAAAGGACGGTCGCAGTCCTCAACGACATAGACGTCATTACTACCGGTCTGCATTACGTCGGTCACTTTGCCGAGGTATGCGCCATCAATGTCGTAAACCTTAAGACCGATAATTTCAAAAATATAATAATGTCCTTCCGGCAAAGGCACCAAGTCTTTACGTGGAACTTTTACCAGTTTACCGCGTAAATTCTCCACAGCATTACGGTCCTGAAGTCCTTTAAACTTCAGTAGTATAAACTGTTTGTGCTGTCTAGCGCTTTCAACGCTCAAACGAGTGCCGTCATCGAAATAAGCCGTTTTCAGTTGTTGAAAACGTTCAGGGAAATCGGTAAGCGGTATAATACGAACGTCACCCCGCACACCGTGCGGGGCAACGATCTTACCAATAGCTACAAGATCTTCAGGCATATTAACTGCGGAAAGCGATAATTTTGCCATCTTCCGAGCAAAATTTCCCGTTCCCATAATTTTATGCAGGTCGTCGCCAACGCTTACCGTAACGATTCGCTCCATGCTCCCCTGAACGATTTCGGCACCAATTTCTAGCTGTGCTGTTTCTTTTAGCCTTTCCAGCATATGGTTCTTAAATTCGATGCGTTTCTGTCGTTCGGCATCGATCTGCTGCCTTAAGGCCACAAGTCCTTGCGCATCCTGTTTAGCTTGCTCGGCCATTAGACGTTTGGCATGGAACTCTATTTGTTGCAATTCCATATCGGCTTTCTTTATCGCATCCTGAATTTCTGCAGCCAAACGACTTTTTAACTCTTCAGTTACTTTGGCCTTAATGGTAATCGGACACTTGAGCGTAATGCTGTCCATCATGGACCCACCCCTTATACGATTTCGACGGTTGCCTTTTTATTTTCCCGGGTGGCGGCGGCCTTTACCACCGTGCGAATAGCCTTGGCGATACGGCCTTGTTTGCCGATAATTTTCCCCATATCCTCGGAAGCTACTCGTAACTCGTAAACGGTGGAGTTAGCGCCTTCGGCCGCTGTAACGCTGACCTGGTCCGGATTATTTACTAGCGCTTTGGCGATAACTTCTACCAACTCTTTCATTATTGCTGAGCCTCTTTCTTGGAACGCTTAATTTCGTCCCACTTTTTCAGGACACCGGCTTTGCTGAACAGTGCCTTGACCGTTTCCGTTGGCTGGGCGCCTTTTTGCAGCCAGTCGATAGCTTTCTCTTCGTCGACTTTGATGG
Above is a window of Thermosinus carboxydivorans Nor1 DNA encoding:
- a CDS encoding KH domain-containing protein, yielding MKELVEVIAKALVNNPDQVSVTAAEGANSTVYELRVASEDMGKIIGKQGRIAKAIRTVVKAAATRENKKATVEIV
- the rpsP gene encoding 30S ribosomal protein S16, which encodes MAVKIRLKRMGAKKSPFYRIVVADARSPRDGRFIETLGHYDSTTEPATIKVDEEKAIDWLQKGAQPTETVKALFSKAGVLKKWDEIKRSKKEAQQ
- the rimM gene encoding ribosome maturation factor RimM (Essential for efficient processing of 16S rRNA), whose amino-acid sequence is MMDSITLKCPITIKAKVTEELKSRLAAEIQDAIKKADMELQQIEFHAKRLMAEQAKQDAQGLVALRQQIDAERQKRIEFKNHMLERLKETAQLEIGAEIVQGSMERIVTVSVGDDLHKIMGTGNFARKMAKLSLSAVNMPEDLVAIGKIVAPHGVRGDVRIIPLTDFPERFQQLKTAYFDDGTRLSVESARQHKQFILLKFKGLQDRNAVENLRGKLVKVPRKDLVPLPEGHYYIFEIIGLKVYDIDGAYLGKVTDVMQTGSNDVYVVEDCDRPLLIPAIKEVVKEIDLAQGRMVIKPQEEWE